CGTGGGCCTTCACACGGTTGGTGTTCCGGACCGTCTTGCCATAGATCGGGTGTTGACCCGCCCTTTCGAGCCGGACGACGACCGTCTTGTCCATCTTGTTCGAGGCGACGACGCCGCGCCGCGATTTTCGGGTGTGCCGGGCCTCGCTCACTTCTGTCCTCGCTTCTTCTCTTCGATCAGCGTCAGGAGACGGGCGATGTTATGGCGCCGGACCTTCAGGCTGGCCACGTCCGTCAACTGGCGGAAGACGAGGTCGCGTCGCGCTTTATAAAGGGCGGCGCGCTCTTGGCGGACCAGCTCTTCCAGTTCAGGGACGCTCTTGTCTCTCAGATCGGCGGCTTTCAACGCTTTCATTTCGGGATCGTTACTCCTGGACCTCGGCCACGGCGGCCGTTTCCGTCGACTCGGGGGCGTCCTCGCCCGCAGCGGCACCGTGGTCGCCCTTCGTGCCCTTGGCGGGCGGCACCCATACGAAGCCTTCCTTCACGACGAACTTCGTGCGGATCGGCAGTTTGTGCTGGGCGAGCCTCATGGCTTCCTTGGCGACTTCGGGCGCGGGGCCCGTCATTTCGAACATCACGCGACCCGGTTTTACGACGGCCACCCAACCTTCGACGCCCGCCTTACCTTTGCCCATGCGCTGTTCGAGCGGCTTCTTGGTGTAAGGCTTGTCCGGGAAGATCCGGATCCAGACCTGGCCGCCGCGCTTGATGTGGCGGGTCATCGCGATACGGGCGGCTTCGATCTGCCGGGCGGTGATCCACCCGCAGTCGTCCGCGACGATCGCGTACTCGCCGAAACTCAGCTCGGCGCCGCCTTTGGCACGGCCGCACATACGGCCTCGGAACTGCTTGCGGTACTTCGTCCGCTTAGGCATTAACATCGGCTTTCACCTCCGGACCCGTGGTCTCGTCGGAGCGCGGCTGGAAGTCCCCGCCACCCTCTCGTCCGTCACGGCCGCCACGGCGCGGCCGTCGCATCTCGCTCGCGGCTTCGGCCGCGATCGCGGCCATAAGCTGCCGCTCGGGGAGGACTTCGCCCTTGTAGATCCAGACCCGCACACCGACGGTGCCATAGATCGTGTAGGCGATCGCGTAACCGTAGTCGATGTCGGCCCGGAGCGTGTGCAGGGGCACTTTTCCGAACTTGTCCTGTTCGACGCGGGCGATTTCGGCGCCGTTCAGACGGCCGCTGACGATGACCTTCATGCCTCGCGCGTTCATGCGCTGGGCCCGCGTCATCGACTGGCGCATGGCGCGCCGGTGGCTGATACGCTTTTCAAGCTGGATCGCGATGTTCTCGGCGACGAGTTGCGCGTCAAGTTCCGGCTGGCGGACCTCGGCGACGTTCACCTGGACCTGGCTCGTCGGGTCCTCCCGTCGCAGCCTGCGGTTCAGCTCGTTGCTGATCTCGTCGATGCCCTTGCCGCCTCGGCCGATGACGGCTCCGGGCCGGCTCGTGAAGACCGTGACCTTGACACGGGTCGCGGCCCGTTCGATCTCGACTCGGCTGACGATGCCCTTACCCAGCTTTTCGCGGAGGTAGGCACGGATCTTCTGATCGCTCGCCAGGGTGTGCCGGTATTCCTTCTTGTGGACGAACCAGTGGCTGTCGTGGCCACGGATGACGCCGAGCCGGAAACCGACCGGATGGATCTTCTGTCCCATTACGCCTGCTCCTCCTCTTTCGCCACGGGGGCCTCGGCCCCAGGCGTTTCCGCCGCCGTTTCCTCGGCCACGGGGGCTTCGGCGACCGCTTCCGGCTCGACCGCTCCGGTCTCCACCGTCTCTTCGGTCACGGGTTCGGCCACCGTCTCTTCGGCCACGGCTTCCTTCTTGGCGCCCTTGGCCTTCTTCGGGGCCTCGAACTTCGGACGCGCCTTCGATTTCGTGCCGTGCGGCTTGACCTTGCCCGCCGGTTCGTACTCCTCGACGACGACGGTGATGTGGCTGGTCTTCTTCAAAATGCGGTTCGCCCGGCCCATCGAGCGGGCGGTGATGCGCTTCATCTTCGGCCCCTCGTCCACCATCACGGTGGCGATCCTGAGGTTCTCGGGGGAGATGTTGAGGTTCTCCTGCGCGTTCGCCATCGCGCTGATCAACACCTTGCGCAGATAGAAGGCGCCTTTGCTCGGGTGGAAGCGCAACACCTCGGCCGTCCGTACGGCCGAACTGCCACGGACCTCGTCCGCGACGATCCGCACCTTACGGGGCTGCACCCTCAAGTATTTTGCGACTGCTCGTACTTCCATTTCGTCTCAGTTCTCAGGATCCAAAACCCTGTCAGGACGGCGTACCGGACGTGTCCGGAAGCGCCTGGTCGGGGCTGCGCAAGGAGGCGGATTGTACCTTCTCCCGGCCCGGCCCCCAGGGACTCACTTGACTCGCACACCCCGCTCCGGGATCGACCCGTCGTGGCCCCGGTAGGTCCGCGTAGGAGCGAACTCTCCGAGCTTGTGGCCGATCATGTTCTCGGTCACGAACACGGGAAGGTGCTTGTTGCCGTTGTGGACGGCGATCGTGTGCCCGATCATCTCGGGGATCACGGTCGATCGGCGCGACCACGTCTTGATCAGTTTCTTTTCTCCGGCCTCGTTCATCGCCATCACCTTCTTGTAGAGGTGGTCGTCGATGAAATAGCCTTTCTTGAGACTTCTCGCCATAGTTCCTCAGATCACTTCTTCACGTCTTGGCGCCGGCGGACGATGAACTTGTCCGTGCGCTTGTTCTTGCGCGTCCTACGACCGAGGGCCTTGTTGCCCCAGCGGTCGACGGGGCCCTTCTTACGGCCGACGGGCGACTTCGCTTCACCGCCGCCGTGAGGGTGGTCGCGCGGACTCTTGACGACGCCGCGGACGTGCGGCTTGCGGCCGAGGCCCCGGTTCTTGCCGGCCTTACCGAGCTGTTCGTTCTCGTGCTCGGCGTTCCCGACTTCGCCCACGGTCGCGCGGCACTCCGCATGGACCATGCGCATCTCGCCGCTCGGAAGCCGTAAAGTCACGTAGTTCCCTTCCTTGGCCATCACCTGTGCCGCGCCGCCGGCGCTGCGGACCATCTGGCCGCCGCGTCCCGGTTGGAGCTCGATGTTGTGGACCAACGTACCGAGCGGAATGTTCTTCAGCGCGAGGCAGTTGCCAGGCAGGATGTCTGCGCCTTCGCCGCTCCGGACCGTGTTGCCGACGGGCAGGTTCTTCGGGGCGAGGATGTAGCGCTTCTCTCCGTCGGCGTATTCGACGAGGGCGATGCGGCACGTGCGGTTCGGATCGTATTCGATCGCGGTCACGGTCGCGTCCATGCCGTCCTTGTCGCGCCTAAAGTCGATGATGCGGTACCGCCGCTTGTTGCCGCCGCCCCTGTTGAACGACGTGATCCGGCCCGTATGGTTCCGGCCACCGGACTTGTTCAACGAGGTCGTCAGCGACTTCTCGGGCTTCTTCTTCGTGACTTCGGAATAGGTCGACGCGATGAGGTGGCGTCGCCCTGGAGAAGTCGGCTTGGCTTTTTTGACTGGCATGGCTTAAATCCCGTAGTCCTCGAGCATCTGTCCTCTGGCCAGCGTCACAATCGCCTTCTTGAAGTCAGGACGCTTGCCCTTGCTCCTTTGGCCGACCCGGCGCGACTTGCCGTGGACCTTGATCGTGCGGACGCTTTCGACGACGATCTTTTCGTCCTTGTCGCGTTTGCCCGCGTTGTACATGTCTTCGACCGCTTTCTTGATCTCGATCTTGTTGCTGTCCGGCGCCACGATGAACGTGTACTTGCGCTGAAGCTTCTGGTCGTCCTTGATCCTCGGGTCGCCGTAGCTCAGGGCCACGGTCTTTTCGGTGACGTGCGGACGGATCACGATGCTGTGGGGGTCTTTCACGCTTTGTCCTCCTTAGCCGTCTTTTTGGCGGTCTTCGGCGCGGCCTTCTTCGGCGCCGGAGCCTCAGACTCGGAAGCCGAGTACGTCGCTTCCACCGTCGCGAGAGCGTCCTTCGCCATCAACACCTTGTGCGCGACCAGCAGGTCGCGGGTGCTGAACGCCGCTCCACGGCCGTCTTTGCGGGGGGCCGTCCGGACTTCGACGCCTTCGATGTTCTGGAAGCTCTTGATGGTGGCTTCGTCGTGGTCGGCGAGGACGACAAGGATCCGCTTGGCACCGGCCAAGCCGCTCTTGGCGATCAAAGCCGCCGCGTCCTTGGTCTTCGGCGACGCGAACGCGATCTTGTCGACCACGACCAGGTCGCCTGACGAGGCCTTGTCAGCGAGGGCGCCGAGAAGGGCCAACCGCCTCTCTTTGCGGTTCACCTTCTTCGTGTAGTCGCGCGGCTTGACCGCGAGGGCCATACCGCCGTGCGCATAGTGCGGCGCGCGGATCGTGCCTTGCCGGGCGTTGCCCGTCTTTTTCTGCTTGTACGGCTTTTTGCCGCCGCCACGGACCTCGCTGCGCGTCTTCGCGCTTTGCGTGCCTTGCCGGGCGTTGGCCTCTTCCGCCACCACGACGCGGTGGAGCAGGTTGGGGCTGACGTTCAGCCCTTTCAAAGTGTCGAGAAAGTCGGCCATGGCTTACTTCGCCTCCTTGTTGATCGTGACCAGGGTGCCGTTCGCACCGGGGACGCTTCCGCTCACCAGGATCAGGTTGCGCTCGTTGTCGACGCTCACCACCTTCAGGCCCTTCTGCGTCACGCGTTCGTCGCCCATGTGGCCCGGCTTCTTCGTACCCTTGAAGACCCGCTGCGGGCCCGTCGCACCGCTCGAGAGCGGACGCCTGTGGGTCATGTAGCCGTGGGTCATGTGCTGGCCCTTGAAGTGGTGCCGTTTGACGCCGCCTGCGAAACCTCGGCCCTTGCTCGTCCCCGTGACCGTGATCTTTTCGCCGGCGCTGAAAATGTCGGCGGTGATCTCTTGTCCGGCTTCGAAGCCGTCGACCTTGTCGACGCGGAACTCGCGAATGAAGCGCAGGTTCTTGTTCAGGCCTGCTTTCTTCAGGTGGCCGTACTTCGGCCAGTTCATCTGCTTCTCGCTCTGGTCGCCGTAGCCGACCTGGACGGCACTGTAACCGTCCTTGTCAGGCGTCCGGACCTGAGTGACGTAGACCGGCCCGGCCTCGATGACCGTGACCGGGATAAACCGTCCCTCGTCATCGAAGACGTGGGTCATCCCGACTTTCGTACCTAGGATCCCTGGTAGCAAACTTTCCTCCGTTGGGCACCCTGACGGCCGGCGCGCACCCGCCGCAAGCGCGGCAGATCGCGACGGTCCCCTGTGGGCACCGTTCTCAGACTGGTCCTTCGTTTCAGCTTCCCGCGGCTTCCTTGCGCAAACGGCGTCGCCCTGAACCCAGGGTCGCCGCGCAAAGGGCCTCGAAGCCGTGACTTCAGGCTCGCTTTCCGAGCGGACGAGACTATACCACGAGGAGCTTGCGAGAGGTTAGGGCCTTAAGGTTCCGAGTAGCTCACGCGCCAGACCCGCCCCGCTCCCTCGTCCGCGATCAAGAGGGACCCGTCCGTCCAGACCGCAAGACCGACCGGGCGACCGTACACCCGTTGTTTCGTCCGGTCCGGGCACCATCCCTCGAGAAACGTCTCGACCCGCCGGTCCGCAATGCCGTCGTGGAACTTGATCCGGACGATCTCGTAGCCGCTCATGATGCGACGGTTCCTTGAGCCACGGGTCGCTACGAACAGGTCGCCCCTGTACGGTTCGGGGAACATCGGACCGTCGTAGAACGCGATCCCGAGCGGCACGGAGTGCGCCGTCAGGAGGACTTCCGGCACCTTCGGTTCCGGAAGTTTGGTCCGAGGCAGCGGCACGCGCGGGTCACGGTGTCGGCCCGTGAAGTACCAGGGCCACCCGTAGAAGTCGCCCTTTCGGACCCGTGTGACGAACTCCGGCACGAGGTCGTCCCCCATGAAGTCCCGTTCGACCGCGCTCAGCCAGACCTCGTCGGTGCCGGGCCGGTAGGCGAGACCGACCGGATTGCGGAGCCCGTCTGCCCATACCTCCCGGTTCCGGCCGTCAGCCGAAAACCGCATGACCGTGCCCCGTGGCGGCTTCTCCGGGGACTTGTCCGTCTCCGAGCCGACGGTCAGGAGGAAGTGCTCGCCGTCCGGCTCGAAAAGGATGTTGCGGGTCCAATGTTGCTTGTAACCCCTGGCCGGAAGTCCCGAGACGACGGTCTCGCCTGGGCCCGTCGGTCGGTCGTCGCCTGCCCGGAACGGGTACCGGACGACCTTGTCGGTCTCGGCCACGTAAAGCCATTCCCCTTGCAGCGCCATTCCGAACGGAAGGTCCAGGCCCTCGAGGAACGGGAGTTTCACGTCCGCCTTCCCGCCATGGTCCGTATCGCGCATCAGGACGATCCGGCCCTGATAGCATTCGGTCACGAGCACGTCCCCGTTCGGAAGGGCCAACAGCCACCTCGGACTCTTCAGACCGTTCGCGAAAGAGGTGACCTGGAACCCGGGCGGACCGTGCAAATGGGACGCGTCCCGCGGCCACGTGACGAGCGGCGGCTGATCGACCGACCGGGAAACGTACGGCTTCGGTAAACGGGCGGGGTCGATGAACGTCGTCTTGGGCGTCCATGGTTCTTGGGCGAGCCAAAGACCGAGCCAGAGCGCCATCTTAACCTGAGAGACGACGGCAGGCTCCCGGCTGCACCGGGAGCCTGTTCGTATCAGAGTTCTCTTAGAAGCCGGCGCCCGCGTCGTGAAAGACCTGCGGGACACCTGCATTGGCCCTGTACGTGATGCGCCGTGGCGCCGACCACTCGCCGTCGTCCACCTTCGAACGGCTGACCGTCGGCAACCAGGCCCCTTCGACCTGGACATAGTCCGAGTACTCGACGACGACGTCCGCGACGGGCCCGGCCGCCCTGTCATGGTAGGAGATGGACCGGATCCTAGACGTTTCGTCATCGAGCGTCACGTCGAAAACGATGTCTCCTTTGGCCATCGTCCAGCCTTTACCGGCTTTCAAGGGTGTCAACACCCCTGCGCCGTTCCCCAACAAGATTCCGACGGGGTGCCTCGTGAACATCGCGTCCAAAGCCCTGAGCTCGCCCGGATGGACTCCGTAGACCTCCCCTGGCTTGCCCTCGGCAGCCTTCTTTCCGTTGACCACGAAGAACAGACGCCCTTTGTCCCATTCCTCCCAGTGGGCGTACCTGTCTTTCGCCAGGAACGACCAGTTGGTCTTCCAAACCTTGTCTAGACCGTCCTCCTTATAGGGCGTCTCCAACGTCCAGAAAAGGCCTTTTAGGGCCCGTAACGAACGGCCGCCGTGGGCCTTGAGGGCTTTAGAAAAGACCGACGAAGCCGCTTCTTTGTCTACCGCTCGGACGGCCGGACGACGTCCCACGGAGGCGAAATACTTGTCCTTCGAGGCCATGAAGGTCGTCCGACAGCCGTC
This genomic interval from Armatimonadota bacterium contains the following:
- the rpsQ gene encoding 30S ribosomal protein S17 → MSEARHTRKSRRGVVASNKMDKTVVVRLERAGQHPIYGKTVRNTNRVKAHDEIGCDVGDTVEIMETRPLSKEKRWRVVRIVEKVK
- the rplC gene encoding 50S ribosomal protein L3 translates to MLPGILGTKVGMTHVFDDEGRFIPVTVIEAGPVYVTQVRTPDKDGYSAVQVGYGDQSEKQMNWPKYGHLKKAGLNKNLRFIREFRVDKVDGFEAGQEITADIFSAGEKITVTGTSKGRGFAGGVKRHHFKGQHMTHGYMTHRRPLSSGATGPQRVFKGTKKPGHMGDERVTQKGLKVVSVDNERNLILVSGSVPGANGTLVTINKEAK
- the rpmC gene encoding 50S ribosomal protein L29 is translated as MKALKAADLRDKSVPELEELVRQERAALYKARRDLVFRQLTDVASLKVRRHNIARLLTLIEEKKRGQK
- the rpsC gene encoding 30S ribosomal protein S3, translated to MGQKIHPVGFRLGVIRGHDSHWFVHKKEYRHTLASDQKIRAYLREKLGKGIVSRVEIERAATRVKVTVFTSRPGAVIGRGGKGIDEISNELNRRLRREDPTSQVQVNVAEVRQPELDAQLVAENIAIQLEKRISHRRAMRQSMTRAQRMNARGMKVIVSGRLNGAEIARVEQDKFGKVPLHTLRADIDYGYAIAYTIYGTVGVRVWIYKGEVLPERQLMAAIAAEAASEMRRPRRGGRDGREGGGDFQPRSDETTGPEVKADVNA
- the rplP gene encoding 50S ribosomal protein L16 — protein: MLMPKRTKYRKQFRGRMCGRAKGGAELSFGEYAIVADDCGWITARQIEAARIAMTRHIKRGGQVWIRIFPDKPYTKKPLEQRMGKGKAGVEGWVAVVKPGRVMFEMTGPAPEVAKEAMRLAQHKLPIRTKFVVKEGFVWVPPAKGTKGDHGAAAGEDAPESTETAAVAEVQE
- a CDS encoding sorbosone dehydrogenase family protein — its product is MALWLGLWLAQEPWTPKTTFIDPARLPKPYVSRSVDQPPLVTWPRDASHLHGPPGFQVTSFANGLKSPRWLLALPNGDVLVTECYQGRIVLMRDTDHGGKADVKLPFLEGLDLPFGMALQGEWLYVAETDKVVRYPFRAGDDRPTGPGETVVSGLPARGYKQHWTRNILFEPDGEHFLLTVGSETDKSPEKPPRGTVMRFSADGRNREVWADGLRNPVGLAYRPGTDEVWLSAVERDFMGDDLVPEFVTRVRKGDFYGWPWYFTGRHRDPRVPLPRTKLPEPKVPEVLLTAHSVPLGIAFYDGPMFPEPYRGDLFVATRGSRNRRIMSGYEIVRIKFHDGIADRRVETFLEGWCPDRTKQRVYGRPVGLAVWTDGSLLIADEGAGRVWRVSYSEP
- the rpsS gene encoding 30S ribosomal protein S19, which encodes MARSLKKGYFIDDHLYKKVMAMNEAGEKKLIKTWSRRSTVIPEMIGHTIAVHNGNKHLPVFVTENMIGHKLGEFAPTRTYRGHDGSIPERGVRVK
- the rplV gene encoding 50S ribosomal protein L22 encodes the protein MEVRAVAKYLRVQPRKVRIVADEVRGSSAVRTAEVLRFHPSKGAFYLRKVLISAMANAQENLNISPENLRIATVMVDEGPKMKRITARSMGRANRILKKTSHITVVVEEYEPAGKVKPHGTKSKARPKFEAPKKAKGAKKEAVAEETVAEPVTEETVETGAVEPEAVAEAPVAEETAAETPGAEAPVAKEEEQA
- the rplB gene encoding 50S ribosomal protein L2 — translated: MPVKKAKPTSPGRRHLIASTYSEVTKKKPEKSLTTSLNKSGGRNHTGRITSFNRGGGNKRRYRIIDFRRDKDGMDATVTAIEYDPNRTCRIALVEYADGEKRYILAPKNLPVGNTVRSGEGADILPGNCLALKNIPLGTLVHNIELQPGRGGQMVRSAGGAAQVMAKEGNYVTLRLPSGEMRMVHAECRATVGEVGNAEHENEQLGKAGKNRGLGRKPHVRGVVKSPRDHPHGGGEAKSPVGRKKGPVDRWGNKALGRRTRKNKRTDKFIVRRRQDVKK
- the rplD gene encoding 50S ribosomal protein L4 — translated: MADFLDTLKGLNVSPNLLHRVVVAEEANARQGTQSAKTRSEVRGGGKKPYKQKKTGNARQGTIRAPHYAHGGMALAVKPRDYTKKVNRKERRLALLGALADKASSGDLVVVDKIAFASPKTKDAAALIAKSGLAGAKRILVVLADHDEATIKSFQNIEGVEVRTAPRKDGRGAAFSTRDLLVAHKVLMAKDALATVEATYSASESEAPAPKKAAPKTAKKTAKEDKA
- the rplW gene encoding 50S ribosomal protein L23, giving the protein MKDPHSIVIRPHVTEKTVALSYGDPRIKDDQKLQRKYTFIVAPDSNKIEIKKAVEDMYNAGKRDKDEKIVVESVRTIKVHGKSRRVGQRSKGKRPDFKKAIVTLARGQMLEDYGI